From Aegilops tauschii subsp. strangulata cultivar AL8/78 chromosome 5, Aet v6.0, whole genome shotgun sequence:
atttctttacagagggagtacgcaCTAAACAAATACTACCTCCGTCCCAAATTActtgtcttaaatttgtctagGTACATTCGTATCTAGACACGTTAGATACATCTGCATCTaaacaaatctaagacaagtaatttgggacggagggagtacatacttCTCCCGTTTTTCCCCAATCCATTAACAGTAGTTTACCACAACATTCAGATAGCACATACATCAATCGCCTCCTCCGCCTTGACGGCAGCGGGTGCCGGAGCCGGATTGGGCTGCGGCGGGTCGGCGGCGCCATCCCCATCACAATCTTCGATCTTGACCTGCGTTTAGTGTGGCAAGAAAAGGCGCGAGTCAGCACAAGGGCGGGCGGAAAGAGGAACACGGGTGAACAGAGGAACCAGCCGCTACCATCTCGATCGAATCCGCCTCAGACGAGACCCCCTGCGGAAGAAATGGTGATGACGACAGTGGAGTGGTGAGCACTGGAGTGAGGTGAGTGAGGTGGTGGTCGGCCGGAGCCGAGCAGGACACGGGCACGCGGTCAAAGCCCTAGCCGCCGCATCGCGGAGTGGAGGACTGGAGGTGGTCCTGCCTCCTGCGGCGACGACTCCGCCAGAGAGCTTTTTTTTTATGTCGGGGTTGGaggggggtgtttggttcagggaTTTTTAGTCCCAGAGACTAGAAAAAATCCCTAAAAAATCCCTAAGAACCAAACGGGAGGAAATTTTTctacagggactagaaaaagactctactagagagtcttttttattagtccatgggactagaaaaagtcctaaaacttctgaaccaaacaccccctagGTTTGCCTCACTCCGACAAACCTCTCGGCAAACCCAGCCGTGAGTGTCATATAAGCTATCTTTGGCTGAAACTCAGTCAAGCCGGCCAATTAACGCGTGCATTAACTTAATCAAATCGGCATTTTTCCAAAACAACGCCATCATATATTAAATTATTCATATAAAATCTTAAGAAAATTTCAACTAAATCTAATTTTTTTACCTTTCATTACGCATATCCAAATCAAATTAAATCTTATCAAAATATCAACTATATAACTAAAATAACGGGCTCATTTGcgtgtttttatttttattttttcttctatgtttcattttttgtttttgtttttttctttttttctatgACCAATCTATTATTTTGTGCTCGGCATACTATAATATTTGACATTCTGTCAAAACAAAATCCAACCAAATCAACACTTTCCCAAAAGAATGTCATGCACTAACTCAAAACAAAACTAACCAAATCAGCACTTTCCCAAAAGAATGTATATAGATATATTTTAAAGTGTATATTTACTTATTTTGCTCTCTATATAGTCTGTATTAAAATAGGAAAACGTTTAGACCCGGCGTGCCGGCCGAAACGTTGCGGCGGTCACCTTCCACCACACACGTGTCTAGTGGGGCCCAAGCACCGCTTTCCCTCTTTTCTGCCTTATCTCTTCCAATCGAGCATGTCAGACTATCGTCTCCTTCACATCTCTTTTTTTCTTCATTGCTCTGCCATGGCATCCCTCGATCTCGCGCGCCCTGCAGTCTCACCCCCACATCCGACTGCGCGTGAGCACCCATACAGGGGCCCTGCACGAGCTCGTTGATTTCCCCTGCTGTGTGGCGGGGCTGCATGGCGACGACGAGCCTGATGCTCGTCCTGCGGGGGTGTGGCGGCTCATCGGCAGTGGAGCAGCCGGTCCGTGGCGGAGGCTATTGCGTCCAGCGGCGACAAATGCTGGGACCGACAGCGACGCGGGGGACGTGCTGCAACCGATAAGGTGCGGTGTTGGAATCGGGCGAGGGATTTGATTCAATCGACGAGGGTTGGTGGTGGTCAGCGATGGCAGTGTCCACCGTGGATTTTTATTGCATTCATTCTTTTGCTGGAACCACTTTacatttttgctggaaccagcttTCAATGTTGCTGCAAACTCAGAGGATGGTGGTATCCTCGCCGCATGATCTTTGCTACATCAATTTTGGGCTGGAACTACTTTTGATTTTGGTTGGATCCAACATTTGACTTTGCTGCATAGGCTAGGAGTTGGGGGCGGCAACGACTAGTGGCTGCCATCTGTTTTTGCGCATTGCTGTTTTTGCTGAAACCAACAACCATTTTTGCTACAACCATCTGAAGCAGAGCTGGAATCGGCGAGATTTGTTCGCGACCTTCGACGACGGCGCATTTCTGCTGGAACCATGATTTTTTTTTTGCTGGAATGGTTGTTGGTTTTTGTGGCTACCACCAACGAAACCCCCTTTTTTTGTTGCTGAAGCTTTTTTCTATGAACACAGTGGTAGAAGCCGATGCCGGCGACGAGCAGACGACGATGACCAAGGGTGCTACAACCACGAGGCCACGTCTTGGAACCAGCTGACGAAGAGCTGCAAACGGCAGAAGCTGAATCAAGGCGACGAGGGCCACAAAACGACCATGAGATTTAGCTTCAACGACGACACCGGGGTTGCGAGCACATCGATGGCGAGACGAGCGAGGAGCGGCGCCCTCCGTGGGAGGGTAGACACGGGAAAGGTCGACCGACGCAATGGGGGCAGGGGACGCTTTTCTCCCTGGACGCACGTGGACAGGCGCGCCGGCACCTAGCACTCGCCATTaaacttttttttttgagaaatagCACTCGCCATTAGAATAAGGTTATTTTGAGGAACGGATGGCGTAGCCCGTAGCAAGGCACTGGATTTTCTACCAGGGGAGTCGTCGAtgcgggctgacaggtgggctgGAGTGGACTGGGCCTCTGCCAATATATGACCGTCTCCGCcgtcaaagaaaaagaaaaagaaaaaactcgTCCCCGAGTTTCCCCCACTCCCGCCAGCCGCCGCTCCTCCAGGTCTCCGCCGACGAGGAGGGCGCCGCCGCTCGTCCAGTACCCGGACGCCACCGCCTCGCCTCGCGACTCCCGTGACCAGGAAGACTCGCCTCGTCTCTCCGCTGACCAGGAAGGTTCCAGAAGCTACCGGAAGGGTTCCCCACGCACCCCCTTCTTCCCCGCGCGAGTGCTAGTTCCGGCCGGCGCCATGGACCTGGACCCCGAGGGCATCTTCCGCGACGACAGCGACGAGGACGACGACAACCTCCATGTACGCTCCCTGCTCCGCGCTATCCTTTCCCCCATTTTCCATCTTGGGTTCGATTGCTGCGTGCGTCGCGATTTGTTTTGATGCTAGCGTGTGGTGGTTTTGGATGCAGGAGAGGGAGGCCAACAAGGAGATGGTCGTCTACCTCATAGACGCCTCGCCCAGGATGTTCACCCCCGCCAACGCCGCCAAGGTGAAGCACAAGCAGCTTATATGCGCATAGTTTCACAGCCCCAGAGCATTGTTGATTCTGCAATTAAGTCAGCATATAACATGTATTTTGACCATAACTTTCTCAAAGTGGTGCAACTTACAAGTAGTATGCCTGGTTTTCGGCACACGCAAAGTAGGCAGCTAGTCTCTGTATGCTTTCGAGGGTTTGCTTTAGGTCCAGGACTCTAGGTTATGGTTTAGAGTGAACGATTTTGGATAATACGATGGTAAGGATAGGAGCTTGCTGTATTTGCCGATATTTAGTTTGTGTGAAGTTCTGTGGTTATATTTATTTACAGGTAATGTAGCATTTTGGTCTTGTTGTTCTTTGCAGCCAGATGAAAAGCAGGAGACACATTTCCATACCATAGTGAACTGCATCACGCAGTCTCTGAAGATGCAGATTATCGGGAGATCCCGTGATGAAGTTGCAATATGCTTCTTTAACACCGTAAGTTGCTACTCACAGTAGTAAGCTTTAACTCGATGCTTGATTAGTTATTAGTTTATTTATTCACTGGTCCAAGTCCTCTGATTTTACTGCAAGTGATTGTTCGGACTATAGGCAAAGGCGAGGTTTTCGAGTTCCAACCTGTTGGTTGAGACCTTAATCTTCGCTGGTGTATTGCTCTCTGTGACAACTTTGCTTCCTAGTTTTACTTGATAGATCTGCTGTTACTAGGCCTGATGAATGGACACTGAACTTGAAGATTTCAATTATGTCTTTGAAATCCACTTTCATTCATCAACAAATGAACTGATTAGAACTGCCAGGTGTTGAAAGAGTGACATGTTGCTATGATTTGTTCTTTTGTCTATTGAGCAGTTAAATGTGTGAAAATTTGAGCTAAACTGTTTGTCTTGCACTGTGTAGATTACTAATATCTGATAAGATTCTTTTTATGATGTTCCTTACAAAGTGCAACTTCCTTGAACGCTTACAAAGTGGTACTGATATGCTATTATTACATGGTACTCTTCTTtgatatagctatcacataactcttgcagaaagaaaagaaaaatttaCAGGAGCTGGCTGGTGTATATGTTTACAATGTCACAGAAAGAGAGCAACTTGATAGGCCTGATGCAAGACTGATTAAAGAATTTTCTTGTGTAGAAGGTAATGCTACTTAATGAATTGTTCTTTTTGCACAGCCGATCAGAGTTCGAGTGATACACATGCTGGGCTACTTCCATGTAGCAGATTTGTATATAACACTTGCAGAAAATTTGAAATTGTACAGTTGGATGGTTTACTTATACCATATATCACATGCATAAAAATCATGCTACAAGACTGAAACTCAGACATTGTATTATCTCAACTGATTCTGGCATTTTACATCTCATGTTGATTTCATCTTTTGTATTCTCTTGGTCACTAAAAAATTGTGAGGCAACCATGTTTTTGGAAAGTTAGCTAGGAAATATCATTAGTATCAGTACATGAACATTGTAAGCATGATGTTTATTTCATTTTGTTTTGGCCTGAACAGAAAGGCTCTATGGATAAAATTGGAGTAGGATACTTGTGTATGAGAGAACTCAGCAACTATGTTTTCATTATGATCTTTGTTTTCACTTGTGCAAGATTCTTTTATGAATAACATTGGAAGCCGGTATGGAATAACCTCTGGATCTCGAGAGAATACCCTGTACAATGCTCTTTGGGTTGCACAGGCACTGCTGCGTAAAGGGTAACTTCACTTTTCTCCTTTGTTTCTCAGATGCCGTAGTTTATATTAATTAACACATTCCAGTAGCATTAAACATCTTTGTTGAGGTGTAGCCTGTATACATGACAAGTATTGTCTATAACTTTCTTGGGGGATACAGTTCAGCAGTAAAGCTTAAATTTCTATATATTATGCACGATCTAGTTTGCATCAGCTAGATCATTGTGCACATTATACTTATTAGTTATAAGTGAATGTAATATACTTTAGGTGCTTTAACAGTGTTTTGCTGGATGTTGAAGCATAAATTCACGTGTTAGTGAATGCAGCATCCTTTAGGTGCTTTAGCTATCAACCTATCATCTAATGTAATGGTTAACACCTATATGGTTCAACTTCAGTGATTCacctttcttcttttttcattcGTCAGATCTGTGAAGACTGTGAGTAAGAGAATCCTCATATTcaccaatgaggatgatcctTTTGGTGGTATTACAGGAGCAGCAAAGACTGATATGATTAGGACCACAATTCAACGTGCAAAAGTTTGTTTATGCCACATAAATCTATTCTGTTTTTACACCAAGCAGCCCACAGATGcaaattactccctccgttccaaaatatagtgcGTCCTCGGTTTCCGTGcttcaactttgaccataaatttaaccaatgAGACCGACTGTGGCGGGAGCAAAAgttataccaatgaattcgtatTCAAACGAAGttttcaattatataatttttgctcccgccgcagtcggtcttgttggttaaatttatggtcaaagttgaaCCTTGAGAAGCGTGGGTGCACtacattttggaacggagggagtaatattgTATGGTCCTAATGATCTTATGTTTTTGTTCTATAATTACTTGCCTATCTTCAGGATGCACAAGATCTGGGCCTGTCTATCGAACTTCTTCCATTGAGTAGGCCTGATGAGGATTTCAACATGTCCCTGTTTTATGCAGTAAGTTTTCGCAGCTCTCCTCTCCCCTGGTATCAGTGCCAAATGCTAAGCAACTTCCATCTCCCAGGATTTGATTGGTCTGGAGGGAGATGAAGTAGTGCAGTACGTGCCATCTGCTGGTGAAAAGTAATTTCCTTTCTTTAAGCACCAATTTTACTTGTCGATTGTTTCTTTTGTCTTGTTGATACAAATGTAAATACTCAATGGCATCTTATTCTTCTAATTACTTTGcgcaaagaaaagaaaaaagaaaaatattggTGCTCGTGGGAACTTGCAACTTTGTTGAATGGAGATAATCTGTGTCTCAGAACCAGATCTGAGAACAAATATACAGTCTGTTGTTTCTTGTGACTATGTAGACTTGTTATTGTCCTACCATGAATTTTGTCCGTAGTGGGTGTCAACTCTGTGCATTGTCCTCCAAATAATAAGAACATAGGATAAAACAACTGAAGTTGAATGGTTAACTTGTTATCTTTGTTCTCACCAAAAAAAACTTATTATCTTTGCTTAAGCGTACAAATGCTTCCATAAGGTTTTTTGCCGTTCTGCATGAAATTTAGGTTAAGTAACCTCAGGTGCACTTCTTGTGTGAACTAATCCAGCTGTAAAACCATTATGTGCTCGGGTGTAGGGAAGAGGTGGATGCATGTGTAGGCGAGAATTGTGGTTTGCGCACAAGGAAGAGCGGTTCACCCTTGTACACGCGGCATGGCTCTTCCCCAGCCGCGAAGCAAGGCTCTGAACACTTGTGACTTGGAGAATCTATTTGTTGCTTAATTCAACTAGTTATACATTGCACTTATATAGCAGACCCTGGAGAAAGGATACCATACACAATAGGCATATAGCCAACTAGTAATACTCAAATATGTAGCTAACTGCTACTAGGATACAAACTCTTCTCGGCTGCAATCAGGCGCCTCTCCTGATTGGGTCATTGAAAcaaggactaggagtcctagtcgATTATCACCTTACCGTCCAAACTGGGTTCAgatgctgctgctgttgctgtctTAGATCTTCGCCTGTAGGTCAGATGCGCCCGTAACAAAAACTTGAATGGATTTTTTGCTTGGTCCATCAACAAGAATGGTTAGCTAACTCTGTAGAGCTTTCGGAGGCTCTAGCTATATCTTAGCATCTCTTGGTACGCATCATAATTTTTATGCTACTGGTCTGTTACCCTAATCATTATGGAAGGTTATGCTTATGCTTTACTTTACTTAGATATAGTTTTCTTTAGACCCACTTACTTCGAGCCCTCATTCTAGTATTGTTCTTTGAAGGCTGGAGGATATGACCGATCAACTGAGAAAGCGAATGATGAAAAAGCGCAAAGTCAAAACTCTCTCATTTGCAATTACAAATGATGTTTGCATAGAGGTGAACACATATGCGCTAATCCGTCCAACTGCTCCAGGTATGCTCTGACTCTGTCTTTCAAATGCTTCTTTACAAGTTGTTGTAACTTAAGCATAAATGTGTTACTTCTATATTTGTAGGGACGATTACGTGGCTTGACTCGATCAGTAACCTTCCATTAAAGGTAAAGTTATGCTCTGTGAAAAATATATGCTCTTTGTTGCTTTCTTTTTTGGATTTTGCTGATGCGCCTTCATAGTTTGTTATGCTATCATTACAAAAGTTGTGACGAGCTTACGGTAGGCTTAAGTCATACTCCCTCTGTATCACAAATACATGTCGTTTCGGatattgacatggtcttcaagatTTACCCATGACCACTAATTTTTACTATAGTAATAGTATGCATACATAACACAAGAAAATTATCATAGTATGAGTACTTTTCAAGAAAAATGTATCATATGGTTTACAAGTTCTGAATCTAAATAGTTGAAACAATATTTATAGTCAAAGTTTGAAAACTTTGACTGAAGGCATTTCCAGATGGAGGGTAGCTCAGAATTGTAGATAGCATCCTGGCTATGCAGTACCATCTCTTGGATAATGTTGAAAGAGCATCTAAGCAATTTTTTTCCTGCTCTAATTTCTAAGGATATTTGGTTTGTTTGACCGGGAAGTGAAAATGTTTTCATGGTTGATGATGCAACATTCTATAGTCTGACAGTGTGGTAACTGATTCATTGTAGACCCAGATTATGCAACGCCAATCTCTTACCATTATAGGGCAAAAGATTGATGCAACCTATGTATAGGATCAGTACCCAGCACTTCCAGATGTTTTGAGTGTGCATTTACCTAAGCAGCTGGAGATGCAAACACACAGTTTGGTTTTGGGGTGTTATGGACCGTTCCACAACCTGATAAATTGCATAAGAATAGGATAATGGTTTGGAAACTAGGGATAGGGCACTCACCTAGTCCTTGATGTGGAAGAGAGGCTCTAAGGCTTATTGGAACTTTATCTGATTGATTGCCTAAAACGGTTACACGCTAGTCCTTTATATAGTACAACTAACTTGATCCACAAGTTGGATCTCAATTCAAGCTTAAGATGCACCAAGAATAATTAAGACCTAAGACCTCCCTTAATCGAACAGGTTTCCACGTACATGTACGGCACATGCATCTATCCTGCTGTAACCACTACTATATCTCTAGTGTACTAGCCATATCCAAATCGTTA
This genomic window contains:
- the LOC109738800 gene encoding ATP-dependent DNA helicase 2 subunit KU70, producing MTVSAVKEKEKEKTRPRVSPTPASRRSSRSPPTRRAPPLVQYPDATASPRDSRDQEDSPRLSADQEGSRSYRKGSPRTPFFPARVLVPAGAMDLDPEGIFRDDSDEDDDNLHEREANKEMVVYLIDASPRMFTPANAAKPDEKQETHFHTIVNCITQSLKMQIIGRSRDEVAICFFNTKEKKNLQELAGVYVYNVTEREQLDRPDARLIKEFSCVEDSFMNNIGSRYGITSGSRENTLYNALWVAQALLRKGSVKTVSKRILIFTNEDDPFGGITGAAKTDMIRTTIQRAKDAQDLGLSIELLPLSRPDEDFNMSLFYADLIGLEGDEVVQYVPSAGEKLEDMTDQLRKRMMKKRKVKTLSFAITNDVCIEVNTYALIRPTAPGTITWLDSISNLPLKTERSFICNDTGALLQAPQERFQLYNDKVVKFSVRELSDVKRVSSHHLRLLGFKPLDCLKDYHNLSPSTFIYPSDEQIFGSTRVFVALHSSMLRLGRFALAFYGTPTRPRLVALVAQEEVISSSGQDEPPGMHMIYLPYSDDVRYPEEVHLTSGDAPRATDEQIKKASNLLRRIDLKHFSVSHFANPGLQKHYGILEALALGEDEMPDIKDETLPDEEGLARPGVVKAIEEFKAAVFGENYDQEEAEAAAAKGGASKKRKAIADAASQKSAAYDWADLADNGKLKDMTVMDLKTYLTAHGLAVSGKKDAIISRILTHLGK